One region of Armigeres subalbatus isolate Guangzhou_Male chromosome 3, GZ_Asu_2, whole genome shotgun sequence genomic DNA includes:
- the LOC134221630 gene encoding uncharacterized protein LOC134221630, whose translation MGVKHLDHFIRNKVDNGCSKVNIADEVRKYHNNAADATLDPPLPVIVVDVWALLGELMGIDRESLIFGARFNVGFWIIDGFLRKLKSLDVTLEFFVDGSVLDFKLDTWSQRRDRGYQEMLELIDAVDMGDDVEAILANHEAPSCCYAIEYLARRHGRLTVSLEKECDQELAAFACKANALAIISNDSDFLIYDGDWKYWSSRDLDITSLDTLEYNRKALLKHLGLNFAQMPLFATLCGNDIVVLEELKRFHYRLGKYSDKMINVARFIRQGPKSVDVSKVVEQAFGPRNAHVKDRFQTSLDFYKTDYSTVTNHEESPQMREIFLKHPNKFMYQLWHKKPYTVSFGPVDMRRIELGERLPKFALRIHLRTAGIVLYHRVEHRKSYTHPFVIKLDHELKHKLQRFFVEFPPTDVPPTLPELFSSDPAVGENLHDRKLQLISWIVSERLDYRQLKPILRPLLPTVITLCNLMENHVLQLFEADLLLHVAYQVVTDDYDPATMEIPTKVQSRPFRLVFFYQTMYRLVVEAMGCIGLNLQKFREDPPFDGVMFHTKYEEWASSEVKTTPIAQWRIYAHQC comes from the exons ATGGGTGTTAAACATTTGGATCATTTCATCCGCAACAAGGTGGATAACGGTTGTTCCAAAGTAAACATTGCTGATGAAGTTCG GAAGTACCACAACAACGCAGCGGATGCCACGTTGGATCCTCCGCTTCCAGTGATAGTCGTCGATGTGTGGGCCTTGCTTGGCGAATTGATGGGAATAGATAGAGAATCGTTGATATTCGGTGCGCGCTTTAATGTAGGCTTCTGGATTATCGACGGTTTCCTGCGAAAGCTTAAATCTCTTGATGTGACGCTGGAGTTCTTCGTGGATGGAAGTGTGCTGGACTTCAAGCTTGATACATGGTCCCAGCGTCGGGATAGGGGATATCAGGAGATGCTTGAGCTGATCGATGCTGTTGATATGGGCGATGATGTAGAAGCGATTCTGGCAAACCACGAAGCTCCGTCTTGCTGCTACGCTATAGAATATCTCGCCCGAAGGCACGGTAGATTGACCGTTTCGTTGGAGAAGGAGTGTGATCAAGAGCTGGCTGCGTTCGCTTGTAAAGCGAACGCTCTGGCTATTATTTCCAACGACTCCGATTTTCTGATTTACGATGGTGATTGGAAGTATTGGTCATCCAGGGATCTCGACATCACTAGTTTGGACACGCTGGAGTACAATCGTAAGGCGTTGTTGAAGCATTTGGGATTAAATTTTGCGCAAATGCCGTTGTTCGCGACTCTTTGTGGTAACGATATTGTGGTGCTTGAAGAATTGAAGCGATTCCACTACAGACTTGGAAAATACTCGGACAAGATGATAAACGTAGCCAGATTCATTCGTCAGGGGCCAAAATCAGTAGATGTGAGCAAAGTTGTGGAACAGGCGTTCGGACCGCGTAACGCGCATGTGAAGGATCGCTTCCAAACCAGCTTGGATTTCTACAAAACG GACTATTCCACAGTTACCAATCACGAGGAATCGCCTCAAATGCGAGAGATTTTCCTAAAGCATCCCAACAAGTTCATGTATCAACTCTGGCACAAGAAGCCTTACACCGTTTCGTTTGGACCGGTTGATATGCGCAGGATAGAATTGGGAGAACGACTCCCCAAATTCGCCCTCCGCATTCACTTGCGTACAGCCGGGATTGTTTTGTATCACCGCGTTGAGCATCGGAAGTCCTACACGCACCCATTCGTCATCAAACTTGATCATGAGCTCAAACACAAACTCCAACGCTTCTTTGTGGAATTTCCACCCACTGATGTACCACCTACTTTGCCGGAGCTTTTTTCTTCCGATCCGGCTGTCGGGGAAAATCTCCATGATCGAAAACTGCAACTAATTAGCTGGATCGTATCCGAACGATTAGACTACCGTCAACTTAAACCCATATTACGACCTTTGCTTCCGACTGTTATCACTCTGTGCAATTTGATGGAGAACCACGTCCTCCAGCTGTTCGAGGCCGATTTGCTGCTGCACGTGGCATATCAGGTGGTGACTGATGACTATGATCCCGCAACGATGGAAATTCCTACCAAGGTGCAAAGCCGCCCGTTTCGGTTGGTGTTTTTCTATCAGACCATGTACCGACTCGTAGTTGAAGCGATGGGTTGCATTGGGTTGAACCTGCAGAAATTCAGGGAAGATCCCCCTTTCGACGGAGTGATGTTTCACACGAAATATGAGGAGTGGGCTTCGTCAGAGGTGAAAACGACACCGATTGCGCAATGGCGAATATATGCTCATCAGTGTTGA